AAGACAACTGTTTACTGCATACTCGAACTTTTCATCAAGTTCAGATGGTCCGCCTTCATATTTTCTAATAGTTGCATCTACAACATCAGATAATGAATCATCTTCTTTTAATATTTGGTTAACTTTAAAGTATAATTCTCCAACTTTATGATCTATTTTCTCAGATGGTTGATCTTCTAATTTTAAACCAAGCTCTTCCATACCGAAAACAATCATAGCTAATTGTCTACCCATATCATTAACATAGTATTGGGTATCTACCTCTCTACCTGCCATTGTTAAAAGTCTTCTTAAAGAATCCCCAAGAATAGAGTTTCTAATATGGCCAATATGCAAAGGACCATTAGGGTTAGCTGAAGTATGTTCTAAAATGATTTTTTCATATACTTTATCAAGTTGACCATAATCTTCATTAACTGAATCTAATAATTGCTTTGCAAAGATATCATGATTAATAAAGAAGTTTACATAAGGTCCAGTAGCTTCAACTTTTTCAAATATTTCTGGAAGTTCTGTCTTTTCTACAAGTTCAGGAGCAATTAAATTTGGAGCTTTTCTTAAATGTTTAGCTAATTGAAATGAAACAGTACTAGCTAAATCACCTAATTCTGGATTAGGTGGAAACTCTAATTTAATTTCATCTTCAAATTCACAGTCCAACTGATTAACTGCTTTTTTTAAAGCCTCTTGAGCTTCAGATTTTATTTTAAAGTACATATAAACACCGAATAAATATAAATTTCTAAGTTATAAAATAGATTCTACTAGCTAAATTAAAGCTATTTCCTATTAAAAAATTATGATTAAAATAATAAAAATAATGATTAATTAAAATTGGTTTAAATTTATAGCAATTCAATAAATTGATTATAAAATTAAAATAATTAATCATGAAATTTTAAAGTCCTCTAATCCATATAGAGATATATCCTATTTTAGGGATAATTATAGGTTGATCGCCAAAAGTTAAAACCCTTGAAGTTATTTGCTTTTCTGTAACCCAATAAGGATCAGCACCCTCATTATTATCCCCCTTAATCTTAAATACAGTAGTACCATTAATTTTACCAATATCAATTACTCTATGAATAACTGGCCCTTCATGCCAAACTGCATCATAAACTACAATATCTCCAACTTTAACATCAGCGGGACTAAATTCTTCTATTCCTAGTAAGTTAGCTTTTTCAAGTACTACAATATCTCCCCTATACATAACAGGTTCCATACTGCCAGATACAACTACATTTAAGTGTTGTGCAATAATAAGGACAACTGCTATAAGGATTATATAAACTGCTATTTCTTTTAAATCTATATCCAAAATAACACCTTTTTTATATTTTTTATAAATTAATTAGTAAGAATTATAAAAATTAAAAATTTTAATCATTAAATATTTAAAAAAATTTTTAATAGCATTATAATATAAATAATATCTTTCATAAAATATTTAAATTTAATTAAAAATAATATTAAAAAATAGAAATAGGGTAGAAAAAATGAAAATAAAAAAAGAATAAGAAACCCCCAAATAAAAAAATGAAAATAAAAAAAATAAAAAAATAAAAATAAATAAAGAAAAGATAATAAAAGCTATCTTAGAACAGCCCCTTCATCTGCAGAGGAAACTGAACGTCTATATATATTCAACCATCCTTTTACCTTTTTCTCTGGCAAATCTGCATTTTCAATTCTTTCTTTAATTTCTTCATCAGATAATTCAACATTTAAATTTCCATTAGTTATATCAATTTCAATAATATCTCCATCTTTTAATGCTGCAATTGGCCCTCCACTCATAGCTTCAGGAGATACATGACCTATACAAGGACCTCTTGTACCACCAGAGAAACGTCCATCAGTAATTAAACCTACATTTTTAATACCCATTCCCATAATAGCTGATGTTGGGTTTAACATTTCTCTCATTCCAGGACCTCCTCTTGGCCCTTCACATCTGATTACAAGGATGTCTCCTTCTTTAAGTTCATGGTTAAAAATAGCTTCAACAGCATCTTCTTCACTATTATAAACTTTAGCTGGTCCTTTAAGTTGCATTAAATCTTCAGGTACAGCTGCAGATTTTACAATAGAACCATTAGGGGCAAGATTACCTTTTAATACAGTTAGTCCTCCTGCTTCATGAATAGGATCTTCAAGTGAATGAATAACCCCATTACCACTAACCTTTGCATATTTTAAGTTTTCTTCTAAAGTTTTTCCAGTGCAAGTCATAACATCAGTGCTTAATTTAGATTCAATTGTTTTTAGTACTGCTGGAATTCCTCCATCTTCATGTAAATCTGCCATAGTGTCTTCACCTGCAGGAGATAAAAGTGTAATATGAGCTACTTTATCACTTATCTTGTCAAATAAATCTAAATCTGCATGAATACCTTTCTCTTCAAGTTCATATGCAATAGCTGGAATATGTAATGCAGTGTTACTTGAACCACCAAGAGCCATATCCATTGCAATAGCATTTTCAAAAGCCTCTTGAGTCATAATGTCAGAAGGTTTTAAATCCTCTTGCACCATTTCTACAATCCTTTTACCAGTAGCTATTGCTAAATCTTTTTTAGCATCAGATAATGCAAGAGTTGTAGCACAATATGGTAAACTCATACCAAGAGTTTCAGTTATACATGCCATAGTATTTGCTGTAAATAAACCAGAACAACTTCCTGCACCAGGACATGCACAATTTTCCAATTCATATAATTCTTCTTCTGTAATTTTACCAGAGGATAATTCACCAACTGCTTCAAATACAGTGATTAAATCGGCATTTTTCCCTTTAAAATGACCTGGTGCCATTGGTCCACCAGTTACAAAAATAGAGGGAATATCTAATCTTGCAGCTGCCATTAACATTCCAGGAACAACTTTATCACAACTTGGCATTAATACAAGGCCATCAAAACAATGTCCCATAGTCATACTTTCTACAGTGCTTACTACGATTTCACGTGAAGCAAGTGAATATTTCATACCTTCATGATTCATTGCAATTCCATCACAAATAGCCATAGTATCAAATTCAAATGGAATCCCTCCAGCTTCTCTTATACCCTCTTTTACATATTCCACTAATTCTCTAAGGTGAATATGACCAGGTACAATATCTGTATAACTATTTGCTATTCCAATAAATGGTTTATCAAAATCATCATCTTTTAATCCGCAAGCACGAAGTAATGATCTATGTGGAGCTCTTTGTACCCCTTTTTTTACATTATCACTATTCATAACAATCATCCAAATAAAATTAATAAATTATTTATTTTGCCTCTATAATTATAAAATTAAAATCAAAATTTAAATTGATTTTAAAATTTAAATTGATTTTAGTTAATTATTTATTAGTAACTAATATTTATTAAATTTAATTTATTAAATAGTTTCCTTATTTACGAATAGTTTAAAAAAATATAAAAATAGAAATAAGGAGAAAATCAAAATTAAAAAATTTAAAGATTAAAGGTTAGAAAATTTAAATAGTATATCTTGTATAAAAAGTAAAAAAAGTATAAAAAGTAAAAAATAAATAATAGAAAAATGATTAAAGCTAATCTGATTTAATCATAGTTAAAATCATTTTATATGGTCCTTTAACTGCTTGTAAAGCATGTGGGATATTTGCAGGCATGATAAGCATTTCACCTTTTTTAACAGTATGCCCTTCACCTGCAAGAGTAATTTCTGCTTCACCATCAATTATTTGAACCATAGCATCAAAAGGAGCACTATGTTCACTTAATCCTTGTCCTTGATCAAAGGCAAATAAAGTTACTGTGCCTAGTTCTTTTTTAATAACTTCCATACTTACAACAGAGTCTTTCTGATATTCAATCATACTTTCCATTTCGATTGCTTTTCCTTTTATATCCATAGTAATTTCTCCTTTTAATTTGTATATAATTTATTAAAATTATTGTAATAAATTTATTGAATAATTAATATAATTTATTGAAGAATTAATATAATAAATTTAATGAATAATTAATTTTAATAAATCAAGTTTAATGAGTTTTAAAGAAAATTTAAGTTTCAAGATTAAAATATCTAATTAATACTTTATTTGTATATATAATTTTTTTATAATTTTTTTAAAAAAAATAAATTACAAATAATTAGGGGGTGAATAAATTATACAGATTTTGATTATTAGATGTTAATTAACTAGACATTTAAATCTCAAAACTTAAATTGTAAATATGATCTTTCGAATGGTAAAATTGACAATTAATAATAAATA
This genomic stretch from Methanobrevibacter olleyae harbors:
- a CDS encoding signal peptidase I, which translates into the protein MDIDLKEIAVYIILIAVVLIIAQHLNVVVSGSMEPVMYRGDIVVLEKANLLGIEEFSPADVKVGDIVVYDAVWHEGPVIHRVIDIGKINGTTVFKIKGDNNEGADPYWVTEKQITSRVLTFGDQPIIIPKIGYISIWIRGL
- the ilvD gene encoding dihydroxy-acid dehydratase; translation: MNSDNVKKGVQRAPHRSLLRACGLKDDDFDKPFIGIANSYTDIVPGHIHLRELVEYVKEGIREAGGIPFEFDTMAICDGIAMNHEGMKYSLASREIVVSTVESMTMGHCFDGLVLMPSCDKVVPGMLMAAARLDIPSIFVTGGPMAPGHFKGKNADLITVFEAVGELSSGKITEEELYELENCACPGAGSCSGLFTANTMACITETLGMSLPYCATTLALSDAKKDLAIATGKRIVEMVQEDLKPSDIMTQEAFENAIAMDMALGGSSNTALHIPAIAYELEEKGIHADLDLFDKISDKVAHITLLSPAGEDTMADLHEDGGIPAVLKTIESKLSTDVMTCTGKTLEENLKYAKVSGNGVIHSLEDPIHEAGGLTVLKGNLAPNGSIVKSAAVPEDLMQLKGPAKVYNSEEDAVEAIFNHELKEGDILVIRCEGPRGGPGMREMLNPTSAIMGMGIKNVGLITDGRFSGGTRGPCIGHVSPEAMSGGPIAALKDGDIIEIDITNGNLNVELSDEEIKERIENADLPEKKVKGWLNIYRRSVSSADEGAVLR
- a CDS encoding cupin domain-containing protein; its protein translation is MTMDIKGKAIEMESMIEYQKDSVVSMEVIKKELGTVTLFAFDQGQGLSEHSAPFDAMVQIIDGEAEITLAGEGHTVKKGEMLIMPANIPHALQAVKGPYKMILTMIKSD